From Micromonospora auratinigra:
CGATCGCCGAGCTGGCCGACGGGCTGGACCGGCCGGCGGACTTCCTCGGGCTGCACTTCTTCAACCCGGTCTGGGCGATGGCGCTGCTGGAGATCGTGGTCGGACCGGCCACCGCGCCGGCGACCACCGAGGCGGCCGTCGCGCTCGCCGGCCGGTTGGGCAAGGACCCCGTCGTCGTACGCGACCTGCCCGGCTTCGCCACCTCCCGGCTCGGGGTGACCCTCGGGCTGGAGGCGATCCGGATGGTCGCCGACGGGGTGGCCTCCCCCGCCGACATCGACAAGGCGATGGTGCTCGGATACCGGCACCCGGTCGGCCCGCTGGAGCTGACCGACCTGGTCGGGCTGGACGTCCGCCTCGACATCGCGCGCACCCTCCAGGCCGCGTACGGCGACCGGTTCGCGCCGCCGGCGCTGCTGGTCGAGATGGTGGCCGCCGGAAAGCTCGGCAAGAAGTCCGGTCAGGGCTTCTACACCTGGACGGACGGGGGCAAGGCGTGAGCGGGCTGCGGATCGAGGAGCTGCCGGACCGGCTGGTGGTAACGCTGGACCGGCCGGAGAAGCGCAACGCGATCGACGCCGACCTGATCGCCGAGCTGCACGCGGTCTGCGCCGAGCTGGAGGCCAACCCCCGGCTGCTGCTGCTCACCGGCGGTGCGGCCGGCATCTTCGCCGGTGGCGCCGACATCGGCCAGCTCCGCGAGCGCGGTCGGCTGGACGCGCTGGCCGCCATCAACCAGGCCGCCTTCGCCCGGATCCGGGCGCTGCCGATGCCGACCGTCGCGGCCGTGGACGGCCCGGCGCTGGGCGGCGGCGCGGAACTGGCGTACGCGTGCGATCTCCGGGTCTGCACGGCGCGTGCGGTGTTCGGCCAGCCCGAGGTGCGGCTGGGCATCCTGGCGGGCGCGGGCGCGACCCACCGGTTGCCGGCGCTGATCGGCGAGGCCCGGGCCAAGGAGCTGCTCTTCACCGGCCGGCGGGTGGACGCCGACGAGGCGCTGCGGATCGGCCTGGTGAACCGGGTGGTGGGCGAGCCGGCCGAGCTGCTGCCCACCGCGCACGCCCTGCTCGACGAGATCGCGAAGGGTTCCGCGCTGGCGGTCCGGCTGACCAAGCTCGCCGTGGACGCCCCGCCCGCCGCGCACCCGCAGCTCGACCTGCTGAGCCAGGCGGTGCTCTTCGAGGACGAGGAGAAGCACCGGCGGATGACCGATTTCCTGGAGCGCCGTCGCTCCCGCTGACGGCCCCGGACGCGACGAGGGCCGCACCGGTTGCTCCGGTGCGGCCCTCGTCGGTACGCGGTCAGTGCCGGATCTGCACCCCGGCCTCGGCCAGCGCGAGGATCACGCGCGCGGACTCACCGAAGCCGATCACCAGCACGGCGTCCGCCCCGAAGTCCTTGATCTGCCGGGCCCCGTCGCCGAAGTCCACCGGCGGCGCCTTGGGGTTGGCCGGCGGCGCGTACGACAGCAGCTTGACCCGGTCGGCGCCGAGGCCGGCCCGCTCCAGCTCGGCACGGACGTTCTCCTGGAGGCCCTCGCCGTAGGAGTCCTTCCGGGCCACGATGGCGATCTTGTGCGGGCCGTCCCGGAGGATCACGTCGGCCAGCGCCCGCCCCTGGAGGCTGTCCGGCGGCGCGGTACGGAAGTAGAGGCCCTTGTCGTCCACCGTGGTCAGGCCGGCGTCGGTGTTCGACGGGGAGAAGAGCACCCGGCCGGCCGCCACCACGTCCGGCAGCACCGCCCGGGAGATGCCCGACGCGGCGGCACCGATGATCACGTGCACGCCCTTGGCGACGTGCGACGCCACGGTGGCCTTGGCGATCTGCGGGTTGGTGCCGTCGTCGCCGTCGATCCAGGTCACCGGCGCGCCGAGCACCCCGCCGGCGGAGTTGACGTCCTTGAGCGCCAGCGCCGCCCCGGCCGCGATCGGCGGGTACGCCAGCGCCAGGTCACCGGTCTTCGGCAGCAGGCCGCCGAGGATCAGCGGCGCGCCGGCCGCCTTGTCGACCTTGTCGCCGCGCTGCCGCTTCGCCCGCGGCGGGGCCTTGGTGCTCGCGCCCGACTCGTCACCGGCGCCGACGAACTCCGTCTTGCCGTCGTCGATCTTCTCGTCGTCGAAGTGCAGGGTGGCGTAGCTGGCCGTGGCCGGCTCGCCGGCGTCGGTGAACCCGGCCCGGTTCAGCGACACCCCCCGGTACTCGATGTCCTGGCCGTTGCGGGCCAGCCGCAGGCAGGTCGCCGGGTCGTCGCAGCGC
This genomic window contains:
- a CDS encoding 3-hydroxyacyl-CoA dehydrogenase family protein; this translates as MSGRFVVVGAGTMGLGIAYVAAGAGYAVELVEVDAERGAAARRRLGELWERGVQRGKLTADEAAANRERVTLRAGLGAVAEGPDVIVEAVPERLDLKRAVLREAEERRPALLGSNTSSIPIAELADGLDRPADFLGLHFFNPVWAMALLEIVVGPATAPATTEAAVALAGRLGKDPVVVRDLPGFATSRLGVTLGLEAIRMVADGVASPADIDKAMVLGYRHPVGPLELTDLVGLDVRLDIARTLQAAYGDRFAPPALLVEMVAAGKLGKKSGQGFYTWTDGGKA
- a CDS encoding ABC transporter substrate-binding protein, encoding MFVSRASRAAISVACAALLLATSGCGSDKPEGATTSTQVRLYGTDGNMQNSYVAELKDRGDLVNGMKGTIPLTPLPESFKERLRTVDPGLKDYLYSAETYDAVVISSLAAQLAGSTDPRRIAEQIVGVTTNGQRCDDPATCLRLARNGQDIEYRGVSLNRAGFTDAGEPATASYATLHFDDEKIDDGKTEFVGAGDESGASTKAPPRAKRQRGDKVDKAAGAPLILGGLLPKTGDLALAYPPIAAGAALALKDVNSAGGVLGAPVTWIDGDDGTNPQIAKATVASHVAKGVHVIIGAAASGISRAVLPDVVAAGRVLFSPSNTDAGLTTVDDKGLYFRTAPPDSLQGRALADVILRDGPHKIAIVARKDSYGEGLQENVRAELERAGLGADRVKLLSYAPPANPKAPPVDFGDGARQIKDFGADAVLVIGFGESARVILALAEAGVQIRH
- a CDS encoding enoyl-CoA hydratase/isomerase family protein, coding for MSGLRIEELPDRLVVTLDRPEKRNAIDADLIAELHAVCAELEANPRLLLLTGGAAGIFAGGADIGQLRERGRLDALAAINQAAFARIRALPMPTVAAVDGPALGGGAELAYACDLRVCTARAVFGQPEVRLGILAGAGATHRLPALIGEARAKELLFTGRRVDADEALRIGLVNRVVGEPAELLPTAHALLDEIAKGSALAVRLTKLAVDAPPAAHPQLDLLSQAVLFEDEEKHRRMTDFLERRRSR